Proteins from a genomic interval of Bdellovibrio sp. GT3:
- a CDS encoding response regulator — MLQKMNLLVVEDDQDLGEMIADSLKDLFQTVEFTTNFDKAVVILTDLKPDVIVTDQNIEGGFGIALVAHARQKNVNTVAIVQTGNPSLELQTEAARLGSVEIIEKPFDAQLLHLRVSQLIMAETMRRKMEEPVTREIRNFQ; from the coding sequence ATGCTTCAGAAAATGAATCTTCTGGTGGTCGAGGATGATCAAGACCTTGGAGAAATGATTGCCGATTCATTGAAAGATCTTTTTCAAACCGTTGAATTTACAACGAACTTCGATAAGGCCGTCGTCATCCTGACGGATCTTAAGCCTGACGTTATTGTCACAGATCAAAATATTGAAGGCGGCTTTGGTATTGCTTTGGTTGCACATGCTCGTCAAAAAAATGTGAATACAGTCGCAATCGTGCAAACGGGCAACCCCTCTCTGGAACTTCAGACCGAGGCGGCTCGTCTGGGAAGTGTCGAAATAATTGAAAAGCCATTTGATGCGCAACTTCTGCATTTACGTGTGTCACAATTAATTATGGCAGAGACCATGCGGCGAAAAATGGAGGAGCCGGTCACTCGCGAAATTAGGAATTTTCAGTAG
- a CDS encoding sensor histidine kinase: MSESLYITVLVFSGTMLVNVLTSTALWYIHGNRIFGYITLSWVITAINFFMQSQFVGFDYKMLLAFSFYVLASWVYYEITLALLKNEERSRWIYALPIVLVVVGLGVLRLTSSYQMASIFSAIAIALPLLAAAWVSFRHENHRDETKGFRVLALLLFLLAIHYLDYPILRHSEAGAVFGYTMAFLLTFAFSIFFPSFLLWQLAHEYSGKLQDEVTKQTKELVALDNRNKALLSILIHDLATPVTTAMMSISKMERVAQTVSLDRLRRSLHHIMSTIEKVRELQAVSTGKKNLEMEFSDPLLAAHGAVSYYAEQLHAQNLTVQFIDRRKNFGAAVMIDAQLLQAQVMGNLISNAIKFSPRGEEIVIRLTEDAHFLNIDVIDFGIGIPENIAGKLFSFTGVTTRKGLHNEKGTGFGLPLVKAYVDMMHGRIEFKTQYKDPDFEREVGVCMRVKLPLVTTQPILSKAPEMGM, from the coding sequence ATGAGCGAAAGTCTGTACATCACAGTTCTGGTATTCTCGGGAACGATGCTGGTCAACGTCCTGACGTCAACAGCTCTATGGTATATTCACGGGAATCGAATTTTCGGCTATATCACCTTAAGTTGGGTTATAACGGCGATCAATTTCTTCATGCAAAGCCAATTTGTCGGGTTCGATTATAAAATGCTGCTGGCCTTTAGCTTTTATGTGCTGGCCAGCTGGGTCTACTATGAAATCACCCTGGCACTGCTGAAGAATGAGGAACGAAGCAGATGGATTTACGCACTTCCCATAGTGTTGGTAGTCGTGGGCTTGGGTGTATTAAGACTGACATCCTCTTATCAGATGGCCTCGATATTTAGCGCCATTGCCATTGCGTTGCCCTTGCTTGCCGCCGCGTGGGTTTCATTCCGCCACGAGAATCATCGCGATGAAACCAAAGGGTTTCGCGTTCTCGCACTGCTGTTGTTCCTGTTAGCTATACATTATCTGGACTATCCGATTTTACGCCATAGTGAAGCAGGTGCAGTTTTTGGATATACGATGGCATTCCTGCTGACCTTTGCATTTTCCATCTTTTTCCCCAGTTTTTTACTTTGGCAATTGGCCCACGAATACAGTGGAAAACTGCAGGATGAGGTCACCAAGCAGACCAAGGAGCTGGTGGCGCTGGATAATCGGAACAAGGCTCTTCTGTCCATTCTGATTCATGATCTGGCGACGCCGGTGACCACAGCCATGATGTCCATTTCAAAAATGGAGCGTGTTGCTCAAACAGTTTCCTTGGATCGATTGCGCAGGTCTTTGCATCACATCATGAGCACTATTGAAAAAGTCCGGGAGCTGCAGGCCGTATCCACAGGCAAGAAAAACCTCGAAATGGAATTTTCCGATCCTCTTTTGGCAGCCCACGGGGCCGTTTCCTATTACGCGGAACAGCTGCATGCTCAGAACCTGACGGTTCAATTTATTGATCGGCGTAAGAATTTTGGCGCAGCCGTCATGATCGATGCACAGCTGCTGCAGGCCCAGGTCATGGGAAACCTGATCAGTAATGCCATTAAGTTTTCACCGCGCGGGGAGGAAATTGTAATTCGGCTGACCGAGGATGCGCACTTCCTGAATATTGATGTGATCGACTTTGGAATTGGCATTCCTGAAAATATAGCAGGCAAATTATTTTCATTCACCGGGGTGACCACGCGGAAGGGGCTTCATAATGAAAAGGGGACAGGTTTTGGTCTGCCCCTTGTTAAAGCCTACGTGGACATGATGCACGGACGGATAGAATTCAAAACGCAATACAAGGACCCGGACTTCGAACGTGAAGTCGGGGTGTGTATGCGGGTCAAATTGCCTTTGGTGACAACTCAGCCAATTCTTTCAAAGGCACCTGAGATGGGGATGTAA
- a CDS encoding OsmC family protein, which translates to MERKAEVLWRGNLQQGQGEVSTESGALKKVPYSLMRRFGNEPGTNPEELIAAAHSSCFAMALAAALTQQGITPESLQVNAAVSIEKNGNDWVITHSNLVLRAKIPGIDQNRFNSIAEEAKNNCPVSRLLDTEISLDATLDEGELRAQH; encoded by the coding sequence ATGGAAAGAAAAGCTGAAGTTCTGTGGAGAGGTAATTTACAACAAGGTCAGGGCGAAGTCTCCACTGAAAGTGGGGCCTTAAAAAAGGTGCCTTATTCACTGATGCGTCGATTTGGCAATGAACCCGGAACCAATCCTGAGGAACTTATCGCCGCGGCTCACTCCTCATGTTTCGCAATGGCCCTTGCCGCCGCCTTAACTCAGCAGGGAATAACTCCGGAGTCACTGCAGGTGAATGCCGCCGTCAGCATAGAAAAAAATGGCAACGACTGGGTGATAACCCACTCCAATTTGGTGTTAAGAGCCAAAATTCCCGGAATTGATCAAAACAGATTCAATTCAATCGCCGAAGAGGCCAAAAACAATTGTCCTGTTTCACGATTGCTCGATACAGAAATTTCTTTGGATGCCACTTTGGATGAGGGCGAGCTTCGCGCGCAGCACTGA
- a CDS encoding PPK2 family polyphosphate kinase has translation MIKVKEFTPKSKSLAKVATNPDTRGKTKKALKSHFAEVAEDLGDLQELIFAENKHKVLIILQGLDTSGKDGTVEHVFAAMNPQGLRVVSFKRPTPKELRHDYLWRVHANTPINGEIVIFNRSHYEDVIMPSVHKTLPKSRIENRIEDINAFEKMLTDEGVTILKFFLHISLKEQAERLRARIDNPDKHWKFELSDLAERKLWPKYQKAYGEIIYKTHHEDRPWYIIPADDKDVRNFVVSFILEQRLKKLKPVLPRFDKATFEKIKKEVAKL, from the coding sequence ATGATCAAAGTTAAAGAGTTTACTCCGAAATCAAAAAGTCTGGCGAAGGTCGCGACCAATCCTGATACCAGAGGCAAGACCAAAAAGGCCTTGAAGTCGCATTTTGCAGAAGTCGCGGAGGATCTGGGGGATCTTCAGGAGCTTATCTTTGCAGAAAACAAACATAAAGTCCTGATCATTCTGCAGGGGCTCGATACGTCCGGCAAAGACGGTACGGTCGAGCACGTTTTCGCCGCTATGAATCCCCAGGGACTTCGCGTCGTCTCCTTCAAAAGGCCCACGCCCAAAGAATTACGTCATGACTATCTTTGGCGTGTCCATGCCAACACCCCTATCAATGGGGAGATCGTGATTTTCAATCGCAGTCACTACGAAGATGTGATCATGCCTTCAGTTCATAAAACTCTTCCTAAATCGCGGATTGAAAATCGAATCGAAGACATCAATGCTTTTGAAAAGATGCTTACCGATGAGGGCGTGACAATTTTGAAGTTCTTTTTGCATATCAGCCTTAAAGAACAGGCCGAGCGACTGCGCGCACGCATCGACAATCCGGACAAGCATTGGAAATTTGAATTAAGTGATCTGGCCGAGAGAAAACTCTGGCCAAAGTATCAAAAAGCCTACGGAGAGATTATATACAAGACACACCACGAAGACCGACCCTGGTACATCATACCCGCCGACGACAAAGACGTACGCAATTTCGTGGTGTCATTTATTCTGGAACAACGTTTGAAAAAACTAAAACCGGTCTTGCCACGTTTTGACAAGGCCACGTTTGAAAAAATCAAAAAAGAGGTCGCCAAGCTCTAG